The Stieleria maiorica genome includes the window CAGCTTGAGCGATCAGGCCGGCCAGCAGACTCGGGGCGGCCAATGTGAGATCGGCCAGAGTGACGTCGGCTGGGGGCTGAACGAGAGAAAAGCAGTCCATCGTTGGTTGTTTCGTTGTCGAAAGGAATGCAAACGTTGCGGTTGCAGTGATCGGGGGAAGCGGATTTGGCCGGTCCCTTCGGGGCCGGCGTCACCACCGTCGGTGTGTTTGGGCTGCCTTGGTAACAACCAAGGTCGCTGGTTGAGTCGTGGGGGGCGAACGATTCGAAAGGCTCGGATTCGATTGGTGGGGAATTCGAATTCGATTCGACGTTCTTTAGTCCTTGGCGTCGTCCTTGGGCTTTTTTTCTTCGATGACCGTCAGCGCCCACCGGCTGACCTTCACCCGTATCGTGCCGCTTTCGTCCAGCCGAATCGTCACCACATCGCTGTCGCTCGGGGCACTGACGACCGTTCCGTGTAATCCGCCGTTGGTGATCACGCGATCATTCTTTTTGATCGCCGCGATCCGTTTTGCCTCTTCCGCCTTGCGTCGACGCTCCGGAGCAATCAACGTCAGATAGAAGATCAAAATGATTCCCGCGATCGGGAACAGCGGATTCTCCATCAACTGCAATAGAAACGGTTTGGGCTCGGCGACCTCCGCCGGGACATCTTCGGCCAGGAATAGCCAAGGTGCGAATTGAAGCAGGGGGTGGATCACAATCCGGACCGATTGGGTTCTCATCTGGTTGGCAAAATACAAGTGCGGCATGATATGGAAGCCCAAAATTGGTCACAAGCCCAGCCAGCGCCGAACTTTCATTGCTTTTGCCAGTCTCACGTGGCTGCAGACCGCTCCCGATGACCCACCACACCCCTCCCAAACCCGCGTCAACGCCAGCAAATGCCGGTCCGGTGCCCCCTCCGGATCACTCCGGCGGCCCCCAACCCAACGCCGATTCCCATTTTTTTCCTACCTGGCCTCCCCAGTGGCCCGAGATTACCGAGTCCATTCTGCAGGTCCTCCGCAGTGGCCACTGGGGCCGCTATCGGGGGGAAGCAACGGAAAGGCTTCGAGAAAAGATTGTCGAATTGATCGGCTGTGGGCACGTGCGTTTGGTCAGCAGCGGATCACTGGGCGTCGAATCGGCCCTCCGCGCCGCCGGAATCTCGCCCGGCAACCAGGTCGCCCTGTGCGGCTATGACTACCCGGGAAACTTTCGCGCGATCGAAATCTTGGGAGCCCGGCCGCTTTTGGTCGACGCTGATCCGGCCGGATTCTCGGTCGATCCCGAATCGCTGCGGCAAGTCAGCCCTGAATCGGTGAAAGCTGTCGTCGTCTCACACCTGTATGGCGTCCCCGCGAAAATCCGCCAGCTGCGCGAAATCTGTGACCAGAAGGACTGGGCGCTGATCGAAGACGCCTGCCAGACGCCGGGCATGGCGATCGACGGCCGGCCGGCCGGGGCCTGGGGCGACGTCGCCGTGCTCAGCTTCGGCGGCAGCAAACCGTTGACCGCCGGAAACGGGGGCGCCGTGCTGACCAACAACGACAGGATTGCGAGCAAACTGAACGCCTA containing:
- a CDS encoding DegT/DnrJ/EryC1/StrS family aminotransferase; this translates as MPPPDHSGGPQPNADSHFFPTWPPQWPEITESILQVLRSGHWGRYRGEATERLREKIVELIGCGHVRLVSSGSLGVESALRAAGISPGNQVALCGYDYPGNFRAIEILGARPLLVDADPAGFSVDPESLRQVSPESVKAVVVSHLYGVPAKIRQLREICDQKDWALIEDACQTPGMAIDGRPAGAWGDVAVLSFGGSKPLTAGNGGAVLTNNDRIASKLNAYLDRPSDSTPMSELQAAALLPQLDRLDECNRIRWETYSAIVAGVDWTGRATSSCRVTEPSTIYKAAFLTPRRDALIERLRRSGLPVGPGYRSMHRSSDRRCDKSGPLDRCRQLGEQLCLLDHAALLATGSLRSELIDLLTAAG
- the yajC gene encoding preprotein translocase subunit YajC, whose protein sequence is MRTQSVRIVIHPLLQFAPWLFLAEDVPAEVAEPKPFLLQLMENPLFPIAGIILIFYLTLIAPERRRKAEEAKRIAAIKKNDRVITNGGLHGTVVSAPSDSDVVTIRLDESGTIRVKVSRWALTVIEEKKPKDDAKD